In Deltaproteobacteria bacterium, the genomic stretch GCGGTTTCCTCTCGGTAGTCATTGTGGAATTGTTATTGCGCATTTCCCTAATGAGATCTCTACAGCGGAGCAAAATCATCAAATAGTCATGGCTTTTGATAAAATTTCAGAAGCTGATTTCAAAAGTAATCTTATTATCCTCGAACCCGGGAAGATTAGGATTAGAAGGGTAAAATAGCTTAACTCCTCACCATTATTGCGGTAATGGTGAGCGATCAACTCCCCGCCGTTATCTGCGTGTAACGGCGGGCTATTTATTTATCTCCCACTTTTCTCTTGACAGGAGGCAATATAGGATGTCTCCTTATTCCTCGTTCTCACCTCCCCTCTCTTTTACTCGTTTCAACCTCTCTCAGAAACTCCTCGGAGGTTATGCTGCGGGCAAGAGGATAGAGGGGGGATTTTCGATAGGTTTCTACGGTCTGTTCGTGAACTTCCCGTTTATGGGCCGCGCAGCAGTCCTCTAAGATAAATGCTGAGAAATCATGGCAAAGGGCATCCATGGCTGTCATCAATACACATACATTGGTTGCGATCCCGCAGATAGCCACCGTATCTATGCCCCAAGTCCTCAGTGTTTGATCCAGATCTGTCTTAAAGAAGGCGCTGAACCTTCGTTTTGGCAGTATCACATCCCCTTCACCTACTTCTA encodes the following:
- a CDS encoding cysteine hydrolase; this translates as MQAAVIVVDMLKDSFKEEHRLPITKEAKPIIPRINNLLKEARTLGLPVIFACDSFLPDDFIFKGKMKPHSLRGTEGAEIIDELEVGEGDVILPKRRFSAFFKTDLDQTLRTWGIDTVAICGIATNVCVLMTAMDALCHDFSAFILEDCCAAHKREVHEQTVETYRKSPLYPLARSITSEEFLREVETSKREGR